Proteins encoded in a region of the Aminivibrio sp. genome:
- a CDS encoding substrate-binding domain-containing protein, with the protein MALVEKETMHISLSKAWEILKRKCRQLPGETVSVHESLGRTLAEDVTASRNVPHYNASAMDGYALSSVLTAGATPSSPVFLPSGEYEWVNTGSEVSPRFDSVVMIEDTTLDKTTGTLTVVSSLVAGENVRPLGEDVFLGQVIAREGDRVTPALCSLLATAGVKNLRTLALPKSLYIPTGDEIIPLEEWLDLENPPPGKVGESNSMLVKGYFRNWGFSVEIAPCIPDDPDILLTFLEEKRKTYDLILIGAGSAKGERDHTFSVLQSLGQPLFRWLLMKPGRPASVADLGGCLAVNLPGFPMSNAVILWSVVFPVLQLLHCGKFDEKTILPAAIGATGTEEVTLLSSYSSSYGKEEWVRFKCVEIDGEKKAYALPSGAGALWSLSETDGLSLLPLETAERSKGSTVNLWLLRDIRWKERILFQGSNDPAFERIATFVKKKGGEVIFRSVGSLGGLAALSRRECHTAACHLLDTETGDYNTSYIERMFGPQADALLARRPVFYRQQGIMVRKGNPKGIRSVSDLGREDVVMVNRQPGAGTRVLLDFLFRMENIDPGNVRGYENCSTTHFDAGNKVLRGFADAAAGIKSVADALGLDFLPLAEEPYELVYFRSMENHPGIAALLESLCDEGWRAMVDRMGGYRWPE; encoded by the coding sequence ATGCATATCAGCCTTTCGAAAGCGTGGGAAATACTCAAGAGAAAATGCCGACAGCTCCCCGGGGAGACTGTCTCGGTTCACGAATCCCTGGGACGAACCCTTGCGGAGGACGTGACCGCAAGCAGAAACGTTCCCCATTACAATGCGTCGGCCATGGACGGCTATGCCCTTTCATCGGTCCTGACGGCCGGCGCCACCCCTTCGTCTCCCGTATTTCTTCCTTCGGGAGAATACGAATGGGTTAATACGGGGAGCGAGGTATCTCCCCGTTTCGACAGTGTTGTGATGATCGAGGACACCACTCTTGACAAAACGACTGGAACCCTTACGGTCGTCTCATCCCTCGTGGCGGGAGAAAACGTCCGCCCCCTCGGAGAGGACGTTTTTCTCGGACAGGTCATCGCCAGGGAAGGCGACAGGGTGACGCCCGCCCTCTGTTCCCTCCTGGCGACCGCGGGAGTGAAAAACCTCAGGACACTGGCCTTGCCGAAAAGTCTCTACATCCCGACCGGTGATGAAATCATTCCGCTGGAAGAATGGCTTGATCTGGAAAACCCTCCCCCGGGAAAGGTGGGGGAGAGCAATTCCATGCTGGTCAAGGGCTATTTCCGAAACTGGGGTTTTTCTGTGGAAATCGCCCCATGTATCCCCGACGACCCGGATATTTTACTGACCTTCCTCGAGGAAAAAAGAAAAACGTATGATCTTATCCTCATCGGGGCAGGTTCTGCAAAGGGTGAGCGGGATCACACCTTTTCCGTACTGCAGAGCCTTGGACAACCTCTCTTCAGGTGGCTTCTCATGAAGCCGGGCCGGCCGGCCTCGGTGGCCGATCTGGGCGGATGCCTCGCCGTCAACCTGCCGGGCTTTCCCATGTCCAACGCAGTCATTCTCTGGTCCGTTGTTTTCCCTGTCCTCCAGCTGCTTCACTGCGGGAAGTTCGACGAAAAGACCATCCTTCCTGCTGCAATTGGGGCGACCGGAACCGAAGAAGTTACCCTGCTTTCATCCTATTCATCATCCTACGGGAAAGAAGAATGGGTGCGTTTCAAGTGCGTGGAAATCGACGGCGAAAAAAAAGCCTACGCCCTTCCGTCAGGTGCCGGTGCCCTGTGGTCTCTTTCCGAAACCGACGGGCTTTCTCTCCTCCCCCTGGAAACAGCGGAAAGATCGAAGGGCTCAACGGTGAACCTCTGGCTCCTCAGAGATATCAGGTGGAAGGAAAGAATTCTGTTTCAGGGTTCCAATGACCCGGCGTTCGAGAGAATTGCTACCTTCGTCAAAAAAAAGGGCGGAGAGGTGATCTTTCGTTCAGTGGGCAGTCTCGGAGGGCTTGCCGCCCTCTCGCGGAGAGAGTGCCACACTGCCGCATGTCATTTGCTCGACACGGAAACAGGTGACTACAACACGTCCTACATTGAAAGAATGTTCGGACCGCAGGCTGATGCTCTCCTTGCCCGCCGTCCCGTGTTCTACCGGCAGCAGGGCATCATGGTGCGGAAGGGAAACCCCAAGGGAATCCGCTCCGTTTCCGATCTCGGGAGAGAAGATGTGGTGATGGTGAACCGTCAGCCCGGTGCAGGCACGAGAGTCCTTCTCGATTTTCTTTTCCGTATGGAGAATATCGACCCCGGGAATGTGCGCGGCTACGAAAACTGCAGCACCACCCATTTCGACGCTGGGAACAAGGTCCTGAGAGGGTTCGCCGACGCAGCGGCGGGAATAAAATCTGTCGCCGACGCTCTCGGCCTTGATTTTCTTCCTCTTGCGGAGGAACCTTACGAACTCGTTTATTTTAGGAGCATGGAGAACCACCCGGGAATAGCCGCTCTTCTGGAGTCGCTGTGTGATGAAGGATGGAGAGCCATGGTGGACCGCATGGGAGGTTACAGATGGCCGGAATAA
- the moaA gene encoding GTP 3',8-cyclase MoaA — translation MAGIIQDSFGRVLDYVRISITDRCNFRCIYCMPADGIEWIPHGNILSYEDLLFLCRALTDLGVRKIRFTGGEPFVRKGFVPFLESVKEAYPNLRIAVTTNGSLLEKWAERIARLGLDSLNVSLDTLDHAKFLETTRTGDLERVLRGIDAVRQSGGVPLKLNSVVMRNFNLDEIPALVGFAAEKGATIRFIEFMPLDKDVWSQSQFVPAEEILSRLPDPALWRSCPPRDNRSEICGPSRYFQNSATGRMVGIISAVSDHFCHLCNRLRVTSTGVMRPCLFGNFGFSLFEALRGKDSEALREGIMKAVSRKPQRGETGIPSPEEGRNSLQEERHMSQIGG, via the coding sequence ATGGCCGGAATAATTCAGGATTCTTTCGGACGGGTGCTTGATTACGTCCGGATTTCGATAACGGACAGGTGCAATTTCCGCTGCATTTACTGCATGCCCGCCGACGGCATTGAATGGATACCCCACGGGAACATTCTCTCCTACGAGGATTTGCTTTTTCTGTGCCGCGCACTGACGGACCTCGGCGTCCGAAAAATACGGTTCACCGGGGGGGAACCCTTCGTGAGAAAAGGTTTCGTACCCTTTCTTGAATCGGTGAAAGAGGCCTATCCCAACCTCAGGATAGCAGTCACGACAAACGGTTCTCTTCTGGAAAAATGGGCTGAAAGAATCGCCCGTCTCGGCCTCGATTCGCTGAACGTAAGCCTTGATACGCTGGATCATGCCAAATTTCTCGAAACCACCAGGACAGGAGATCTGGAGAGAGTCCTCCGGGGGATCGATGCCGTCAGGCAGTCCGGCGGTGTTCCTCTCAAGCTGAATTCGGTTGTCATGCGGAACTTCAACCTCGACGAGATACCGGCCCTGGTAGGGTTCGCAGCGGAAAAGGGGGCAACCATCAGGTTTATTGAATTCATGCCGCTGGACAAGGATGTATGGTCCCAGTCCCAGTTTGTTCCCGCAGAGGAAATTCTTTCCCGGCTTCCGGACCCGGCACTGTGGAGGAGCTGCCCCCCGAGGGACAACAGGTCGGAAATATGCGGTCCCTCACGGTATTTTCAAAACAGCGCCACCGGACGGATGGTGGGCATCATTTCCGCTGTTTCAGACCATTTCTGCCATCTCTGCAACCGCCTCAGAGTGACGTCTACCGGCGTCATGCGCCCTTGTCTTTTCGGCAACTTCGGCTTTTCCCTGTTTGAAGCCCTTCGCGGCAAGGATTCCGAAGCGCTGCGGGAGGGAATTATGAAGGCCGTTTCAAGAAAACCCCAAAGAGGAGAGACAGGCATTCCTTCACCGGAAGAGGGGCGGAATTCTCTTCAGGAAGAACGGCACATGTCCCAGATCGGAGGATAA
- the moaC gene encoding cyclic pyranopterin monophosphate synthase MoaC, with amino-acid sequence MTNDGSFRQDQPSFSHLDDEGRPRMVDVSWKPETLRTASAEGWIILDRAVCEQLAADGYSKKGDVLKIAETAGIMAVKKTPELIPLCHGIRIERAEVQCLFMEERGRIRITCTVAARDVTGVEMEALTGVSVAALTVYDMCKGVSKNMVIEGIRLLKKTGGKSGTYIAEGMDGNADS; translated from the coding sequence ATGACGAATGACGGATCATTCAGGCAGGACCAACCTTCCTTTTCCCATCTTGACGACGAGGGAAGACCTCGGATGGTTGATGTGAGCTGGAAGCCGGAAACTCTTCGTACCGCTTCGGCTGAAGGTTGGATAATCCTTGACCGGGCAGTGTGCGAACAGCTGGCTGCCGACGGATATTCCAAAAAGGGAGATGTCCTCAAAATTGCGGAGACCGCAGGCATCATGGCGGTGAAAAAAACACCGGAACTCATTCCCCTCTGCCACGGCATCCGTATAGAAAGAGCGGAAGTGCAATGTCTCTTCATGGAAGAAAGGGGCCGGATCAGGATCACCTGTACCGTCGCTGCGAGGGACGTCACGGGTGTCGAAATGGAAGCCCTCACGGGCGTGTCCGTTGCCGCTCTCACGGTGTATGATATGTGCAAGGGCGTTTCCAAGAACATGGTCATCGAAGGAATCCGCCTTCTGAAAAAAACAGGCGGAAAGAGCGGCACCTACATCGCGGAGGGGATGGACGGCAATGCGGATTCTTGA
- a CDS encoding MogA/MoaB family molybdenum cofactor biosynthesis protein, whose product MRILEILEKERGELFVHTLCYVGINATGRTSFNGSEKDLFLLPPGGFPSLPDGSAGFVLSVGEFPEEFFFSAGEALFRAVPSSMPFPMLRGERGGFLTVSLRAIFLQPLRTGVLTVSDKGSRGEREDTSGPALVERLRGIGCDTTETAVVPDEHESIVTVLKDWADSKDLHLILCTGGTGFSRRDVTPEALEAVAGRKVPGIGEAMRLASLRITPKAILSRGNAVIRGETLIISLPGSAKAATECFDAVAAALRHGVEILRGWDGECGSPS is encoded by the coding sequence ATGCGGATTCTTGAAATACTGGAAAAGGAACGGGGAGAACTCTTCGTCCATACTCTCTGCTATGTCGGCATCAATGCGACAGGGAGAACATCATTCAACGGATCGGAGAAAGACCTCTTCCTCCTTCCTCCGGGCGGTTTCCCATCTCTTCCCGACGGCTCGGCCGGCTTCGTCCTGTCCGTCGGCGAATTCCCCGAAGAGTTCTTCTTTTCCGCCGGTGAAGCGCTTTTTCGGGCTGTACCATCCTCCATGCCCTTTCCGATGCTTCGGGGAGAGAGGGGCGGTTTTCTTACCGTTTCATTGCGGGCCATTTTTCTCCAGCCGCTCAGAACGGGCGTTCTGACTGTAAGCGACAAGGGGAGCCGGGGAGAAAGAGAGGACACGTCAGGTCCAGCCCTGGTCGAACGGCTGAGGGGAATCGGCTGCGACACGACCGAAACGGCTGTCGTTCCCGACGAACATGAATCTATTGTGACGGTCTTGAAAGACTGGGCCGACTCCAAAGACCTCCACCTGATACTGTGCACCGGGGGAACCGGTTTTTCCCGAAGAGACGTCACCCCCGAGGCCCTGGAGGCTGTCGCCGGAAGAAAGGTCCCCGGAATAGGAGAGGCGATGCGGCTGGCTTCCCTCAGGATAACGCCGAAAGCCATACTGAGCAGAGGCAACGCCGTCATCCGGGGGGAGACCCTCATAATATCCCTCCCTGGAAGCGCAAAGGCCGCCACGGAATGTTTCGACGCCGTAGCGGCGGCACTGAGACACGGCGTTGAAATTCTCAGGGGCTGGGATGGAGAATGCGGGTCTCCTTCATAA
- the rapZ gene encoding RNase adapter RapZ — protein MDSEFQGVKKCVILTGMSGAGKSTALKVLEDQGMFAIDNIPPALLSQLMVILGKHRAAVRNGVAAVVDVRGDTLLDDFPAAVTALKTQIPEVRILFLDASDKALLARFEATRRRHPLHDEGTFLDGISRERIRLKPILELSDTVLDTSGLSLPHIRKKLLSEVCGPSSQDFLIFTSFGFKYGPPADCDFLFDVRFLSNPYYVPELQNLSGQDRKVQDHIWNSGEAEEFWKRLVSFLEHVIPLYLGTGKSHLHIGVGCTGGRHRSVAVAERLAAHFRHYGSTCSLRHRDISREQGW, from the coding sequence ATGGACAGTGAATTCCAGGGCGTGAAAAAATGCGTCATTCTCACAGGAATGTCCGGCGCGGGAAAATCGACAGCCCTGAAGGTACTTGAAGACCAGGGAATGTTCGCCATCGACAATATACCCCCGGCGCTGCTATCCCAGCTGATGGTCATCCTGGGGAAGCACCGTGCGGCAGTGAGAAACGGTGTGGCGGCCGTTGTGGACGTACGGGGCGACACCCTTCTCGACGATTTTCCGGCGGCAGTCACGGCTCTGAAGACCCAGATCCCTGAGGTCAGGATTCTTTTCCTCGACGCTTCGGATAAGGCTTTGCTTGCCCGTTTCGAAGCGACCCGGCGGCGACACCCTCTGCATGATGAAGGCACTTTTCTTGACGGTATTTCCAGGGAACGAATCCGGCTGAAGCCGATTCTTGAACTTTCCGACACGGTTCTGGACACCTCGGGCCTTTCTCTTCCCCACATCAGGAAAAAACTCCTTTCCGAAGTGTGCGGTCCCTCTTCCCAGGACTTTCTCATTTTTACCTCCTTCGGCTTCAAGTACGGACCTCCTGCGGACTGCGACTTCCTCTTCGATGTCCGTTTCCTATCCAACCCTTACTATGTGCCGGAACTCCAGAATCTCTCCGGACAGGACAGGAAAGTCCAGGATCACATCTGGAATTCCGGAGAAGCTGAGGAATTCTGGAAAAGACTTGTTTCTTTTCTCGAGCACGTGATTCCGTTGTATCTCGGTACGGGGAAGTCCCACCTTCACATCGGGGTAGGCTGTACGGGAGGCCGCCACAGGTCGGTAGCCGTTGCCGAAAGACTTGCCGCCCATTTCAGGCATTACGGCAGTACATGCTCCCTACGGCACAGGGATATCTCCAGAGAACAGGGCTGGTGA
- the yvcK gene encoding uridine diphosphate-N-acetylglucosamine-binding protein YvcK gives MNSILAYILGLVTALIMAVLLRFRERSEFPSFYGSSRKKKAAISRAVEYRLSMGPYVAALGGGTGLSTLLRGLKSFTRNIVAVVTVTDEGGSSGRLREEWGVLPPGDVRNCIVALAENDSALRRLLDFRFDRGALAGHSLGNLMLLAISEQYGDFRRAVEEMNNLLAIRGRVLPVTTEAVSLVAETAGGERIRGELSISEHGSEIRKIWLEPLDARPVADVLRAIEEAEIIALGPGSLFTSVIPNLLVSKVAERLRNTAVPKVYICNLMTQPGETDGFSLADHVGWIASTMGIPPDYVIANTGKIPPHIMEKYGKEGAVPLVATDRDREKLEDMGCLLLEGNFVQIIDGSLLRHDGQALSHLLIRLCRELKED, from the coding sequence ATGAACAGCATACTGGCCTACATCCTCGGATTAGTGACGGCCCTGATTATGGCCGTTCTGCTGCGCTTCAGGGAACGGTCGGAATTTCCCTCATTCTACGGCTCATCGAGAAAAAAAAAGGCTGCCATTTCAAGGGCCGTGGAATACAGGCTCTCCATGGGCCCCTATGTGGCAGCCCTCGGCGGCGGAACGGGCCTTTCAACCCTCCTGCGAGGACTCAAGAGCTTTACCAGGAATATCGTTGCGGTCGTCACCGTCACCGATGAGGGAGGAAGCTCGGGAAGGCTGCGGGAGGAATGGGGAGTCCTTCCGCCTGGAGATGTCAGGAACTGCATCGTGGCGCTGGCTGAAAACGACAGCGCCCTGAGGCGTCTTCTCGATTTCCGTTTCGACAGGGGGGCCCTTGCCGGTCACAGCCTTGGAAACCTCATGCTTCTGGCCATATCGGAGCAGTATGGTGACTTCCGCCGGGCGGTCGAAGAGATGAACAATCTTCTCGCCATACGGGGAAGAGTCCTCCCCGTGACAACGGAGGCCGTATCTCTCGTCGCTGAAACCGCAGGTGGGGAGAGAATCAGGGGGGAACTTTCCATTTCCGAGCACGGGAGCGAGATCAGGAAAATCTGGCTCGAGCCCCTCGATGCCCGTCCTGTCGCTGACGTTCTGAGGGCCATTGAGGAAGCGGAAATAATCGCCCTTGGACCGGGAAGCCTTTTCACCAGCGTCATCCCGAACCTCCTCGTTTCAAAGGTAGCGGAACGACTGAGAAACACCGCCGTCCCGAAGGTGTACATCTGCAATCTCATGACCCAGCCGGGGGAGACGGACGGCTTTTCTCTTGCCGATCACGTCGGGTGGATAGCGTCAACCATGGGCATACCCCCTGATTATGTCATCGCCAATACCGGCAAAATTCCTCCCCATATCATGGAAAAGTACGGAAAGGAGGGAGCGGTTCCCCTTGTGGCAACTGACAGGGACAGGGAAAAACTGGAAGACATGGGTTGCCTTCTCCTTGAAGGCAATTTCGTGCAGATCATCGACGGTTCCCTTCTCAGGCATGACGGACAGGCCCTCTCCCATCTCCTGATCCGTCTTTGCCGTGAACTGAAAGAGGATTGA
- the whiA gene encoding DNA-binding protein WhiA: MANLNIGKTLSSFMWDEWLTAPPKNRAEAVREIRGILQGMAASGGSESELRLSSGRLWIFRRLIRLWGEGELGFIHDFPSLLNIPRSLKGKVFLRLPERLTFLRHDRTEEMAGFDRKRPDWLRGLWGSCGALYIPRSGYYLSFRIPSRETEHTAAAMLKKCGFSFGRRYIQGKHEITLRNQEEIVTLLAGFGLVKTSLRMEEKAIVRSMRNRANMLVNCDSSNIRKSLDAATKQLEIARAAVSAPGFESLPEVLKNLVKSRVANPSVTLEELGKMQSPPISKSTVLYRWKKLEQVMGPASVSGKRNTK; the protein is encoded by the coding sequence TTGGCCAACCTCAATATCGGGAAGACGCTGTCTTCTTTCATGTGGGATGAATGGCTGACAGCCCCGCCGAAGAACAGGGCAGAGGCCGTCAGGGAAATCCGCGGCATACTCCAGGGAATGGCCGCTTCCGGAGGCAGTGAAAGCGAGTTACGGCTTTCAAGCGGCAGACTGTGGATTTTCCGCAGACTGATCAGGCTGTGGGGAGAAGGGGAACTTGGCTTCATCCACGATTTCCCATCCCTCCTGAACATTCCCCGATCCCTCAAGGGGAAGGTATTTCTCCGCCTTCCTGAAAGGCTCACATTTCTGCGCCACGACCGGACGGAGGAGATGGCGGGCTTCGACAGGAAGCGGCCTGACTGGCTTCGCGGACTGTGGGGAAGCTGCGGAGCCCTCTACATACCCAGAAGCGGCTATTACCTAAGTTTCAGGATTCCCTCCAGGGAAACGGAACACACTGCGGCCGCCATGCTGAAAAAATGCGGCTTCTCTTTCGGCCGGAGGTATATACAGGGCAAGCATGAAATCACCCTCCGCAACCAGGAGGAAATCGTCACCCTCCTCGCGGGTTTCGGCCTTGTGAAAACGTCGCTCCGCATGGAGGAAAAGGCCATTGTCCGTTCCATGAGAAACAGAGCCAATATGCTGGTAAACTGCGACTCTTCGAATATCCGCAAGTCCCTCGATGCCGCCACGAAGCAGCTTGAAATCGCCCGGGCAGCTGTTTCGGCACCCGGCTTCGAATCCCTGCCGGAAGTGCTCAAAAATCTTGTAAAATCAAGGGTCGCCAATCCAAGCGTGACCCTCGAGGAACTGGGCAAAATGCAGTCTCCTCCCATCAGTAAAAGTACAGTTCTGTACCGCTGGAAAAAACTCGAACAGGTAATGGGTCCAGCTTCAGTGAGCGGCAAAAGGAACACAAAATGA
- the pgk gene encoding phosphoglycerate kinase has protein sequence MKLRVFSHQDVAEKKVLLRVDFNVPLKNGEVGDITRILAHRDTISALLKANARVALCSHLGRPKGKRVAEMSLSHVAPVAEKVLNHPVSFCGECIGPEVETALASLAPGTLLLLENLRYHPEEQENDAKFAKSLSAPFDVFVMDAFSASHRADASTSAIMDILPSFAGFLLEREVNMLTAVIENPKKPFVLILGGAKVSDKIGVVEHLMDKATSILIGGGMAFTFLKAGGANIGRSLFEAEKVDFALEMMEKAARRGVEILLPVDVVAGASLDMTQGERIVPADEIPEGLMGLDIGPKTAELFAARAEAAKTVLWNGPMGVFENPLFAGGTRIVSKGVAKCTKNGGLTVVGGGDTASAAKQLGFDQEVSHVSTGGGASLEFCEGRQLPGILPLLADK, from the coding sequence ATGAAACTGCGTGTTTTTTCTCACCAAGATGTTGCAGAAAAAAAAGTATTGCTCCGGGTCGATTTCAACGTTCCTCTCAAAAACGGAGAAGTAGGGGACATCACGAGGATTCTGGCTCACAGAGATACCATTTCAGCGCTTCTGAAAGCAAACGCCAGGGTAGCACTCTGCTCTCACCTCGGCAGGCCGAAGGGAAAAAGAGTGGCTGAAATGTCCCTCTCCCACGTTGCGCCCGTAGCGGAAAAGGTGCTGAATCATCCTGTGAGTTTCTGCGGCGAGTGCATCGGACCGGAGGTAGAAACAGCCCTTGCCTCCCTTGCGCCTGGAACCCTTCTGCTGCTGGAAAACCTCCGGTATCATCCGGAAGAACAGGAGAACGACGCCAAGTTCGCCAAATCCCTGTCGGCCCCCTTTGACGTCTTCGTCATGGACGCCTTCAGCGCCTCCCACAGGGCAGACGCCTCCACGAGCGCCATCATGGACATTCTTCCCTCCTTTGCCGGTTTTCTGCTCGAAAGGGAGGTCAACATGCTCACGGCAGTGATCGAGAATCCGAAAAAACCCTTTGTTCTCATCCTCGGGGGTGCGAAAGTCTCCGACAAAATCGGGGTGGTGGAGCATCTCATGGACAAGGCGACGTCGATCCTTATCGGTGGAGGTATGGCCTTTACTTTTCTGAAGGCCGGCGGAGCCAATATCGGGCGGTCCCTTTTCGAGGCCGAGAAGGTCGATTTTGCTCTTGAAATGATGGAAAAAGCCGCCCGGAGGGGTGTCGAAATACTCCTTCCCGTCGACGTGGTCGCCGGCGCTTCCCTCGACATGACCCAGGGAGAGCGGATCGTTCCTGCCGACGAGATTCCTGAGGGACTCATGGGACTCGACATTGGTCCGAAGACGGCGGAGCTCTTCGCTGCAAGGGCGGAGGCAGCCAAAACAGTTCTCTGGAACGGTCCCATGGGGGTATTCGAAAATCCACTCTTTGCCGGGGGAACTCGGATTGTGTCGAAAGGTGTCGCCAAGTGCACAAAAAACGGCGGTCTTACGGTTGTCGGCGGAGGTGATACCGCTTCCGCGGCGAAACAGCTCGGATTCGACCAGGAAGTATCCCATGTGTCCACCGGCGGGGGAGCGAGTCTTGAATTCTGCGAAGGCAGACAGCTTCCAGGAATACTACCGCTGCTGGCGGACAAGTAA
- the tpiA gene encoding triose-phosphate isomerase, with product MKKIYLYGNWKMNMLPEEGEAFCRSLADRISGSMLYGSDLVHICLFPPYLTIPSVLKALTEVPVSTGAQDGYFEDRGAFTGAVSMDMVRSAGCSHVLVGHSERRHIFGESDEIVAKKLRKALDVGLKAVLCFGETLEEREDGETIQVVQNQLRSAFQSVPGEHAQDLILAYEPVWAIGTGKNASPDDAQDVCAFAAKLAFEAFGGGSRIPVLYGGSVKDSNAGDLLSRPDIHGALVGGASLKVDSFLAIYENYRKISEG from the coding sequence ATGAAAAAAATCTATCTCTACGGAAACTGGAAGATGAACATGCTCCCCGAAGAGGGGGAGGCATTTTGCCGTTCCCTGGCGGACCGGATAAGCGGAAGCATGCTGTATGGAAGCGATCTCGTGCACATCTGCCTTTTCCCCCCCTACCTGACGATCCCGTCCGTCCTGAAGGCACTCACGGAAGTCCCCGTATCGACAGGGGCCCAGGATGGTTATTTCGAGGACAGAGGAGCGTTCACCGGTGCCGTGTCCATGGATATGGTCCGATCCGCCGGCTGCTCTCACGTCCTCGTGGGTCATAGTGAACGTCGTCACATATTTGGAGAAAGCGATGAAATCGTGGCAAAAAAACTCAGGAAGGCCCTGGACGTAGGCCTGAAGGCTGTCCTTTGTTTTGGGGAAACCCTCGAGGAACGGGAAGACGGGGAAACGATCCAGGTGGTACAAAATCAGCTTCGTTCAGCCTTTCAGTCCGTACCTGGGGAACATGCCCAGGACCTCATCCTTGCCTACGAACCGGTTTGGGCTATCGGAACGGGGAAAAACGCAAGCCCTGATGACGCCCAAGATGTCTGTGCCTTTGCGGCAAAACTGGCCTTTGAGGCTTTCGGCGGCGGGTCACGGATTCCTGTGCTGTACGGAGGAAGCGTCAAGGATTCGAATGCGGGGGATCTTCTTTCAAGGCCTGATATTCACGGTGCGCTGGTGGGCGGTGCGTCCCTGAAAGTGGACTCTTTTTTGGCCATTTACGAAAACTACAGAAAAATCTCTGAAGGATAA
- the rsfS gene encoding ribosome silencing factor yields the protein MKNGNRLREFEYLYNALADKRGLDIVAMDMEGAAAISDTFVLVTANSEIHMGTLRDAALEALHSKGLQSTVEGYDSSRWRLIDAGDVVVHIFSRAGRDHYKLEKLWGDAPTFHFTYED from the coding sequence TTGAAAAACGGAAACCGTCTCAGGGAATTTGAATACCTGTACAACGCCCTTGCTGACAAAAGGGGGCTCGATATCGTGGCCATGGATATGGAGGGAGCGGCCGCCATTTCGGATACATTCGTACTTGTCACGGCCAATTCTGAAATCCATATGGGCACCCTCAGGGATGCGGCTCTCGAGGCATTACATTCAAAAGGTCTCCAGTCCACGGTGGAAGGATATGACAGTTCCCGGTGGCGTCTTATAGATGCGGGCGACGTGGTGGTTCATATCTTCAGCAGGGCCGGAAGAGACCATTACAAGCTGGAAAAACTGTGGGGAGACGCACCGACCTTTCACTTTACCTACGAAGACTGA